In the genome of Streptomyces collinus, one region contains:
- a CDS encoding rod shape-determining protein, producing the protein MTASLEQLRRCHFAVDLGAARTRVYVKGTGLVVDQPSAAAVNTRTGALIAVGELAEKMTGRTPHYIRVVRPVSGGTVVDIEMAQRMLRHLLGDKMRRALRRKPILRAAACTPHDADPLAQRAAIETLVGLGVRKVELVDTLIAAAIGCGLPVEQPEATMIMVCGAAATQVAVLSLGSIVTAERLPVGGEAVDQAIVQHLRHEHELILPSQSVRPLQLALSGNGLTAQGPACTEIHGRDVATGLARSVQVDTAAVRDAIQAPLTAILDGIGKVLRACPPDLVADLADRGIMMVGGSALLPGLDQMLRQATGMPVHIAERPDVCAVQGLGAMLEGRITPLALDPLGT; encoded by the coding sequence ATGACCGCCAGTCTGGAGCAGTTGCGCCGCTGCCACTTCGCCGTCGACCTGGGGGCGGCCCGCACACGCGTCTACGTCAAGGGCACCGGGCTCGTCGTCGACCAGCCGTCCGCCGCCGCCGTGAACACCCGCACCGGCGCGCTGATCGCGGTCGGTGAGCTCGCCGAGAAGATGACGGGCCGCACCCCGCACTACATCCGGGTGGTCCGGCCGGTCTCCGGCGGCACCGTGGTCGACATCGAGATGGCGCAGCGCATGCTGCGGCACCTGCTCGGTGACAAGATGCGCCGCGCGCTGCGCCGCAAGCCGATCCTGCGCGCCGCGGCCTGCACCCCGCACGACGCCGACCCGCTGGCCCAGCGCGCCGCGATCGAGACGCTGGTCGGTCTCGGGGTGCGCAAGGTGGAGCTGGTCGACACGCTGATCGCCGCCGCCATCGGCTGCGGGCTGCCCGTGGAGCAGCCCGAGGCCACGATGATCATGGTGTGCGGGGCGGCGGCCACGCAGGTGGCCGTGCTGTCCCTCGGCTCGATCGTCACGGCCGAGCGCCTCCCGGTGGGCGGCGAGGCCGTCGATCAGGCGATCGTGCAGCACCTGCGTCACGAGCACGAGCTGATTCTGCCGAGCCAGTCGGTGCGGCCCCTGCAACTGGCCCTGTCGGGCAACGGCCTCACCGCGCAGGGCCCGGCCTGCACGGAGATCCACGGCCGGGACGTCGCCACGGGCCTGGCCCGGTCCGTCCAGGTCGACACCGCGGCCGTCCGGGACGCCATCCAGGCGCCGCTCACCGCGATCCTGGACGGCATCGGCAAGGTGCTGCGGGCCTGCCCGCCCGATCTGGTCGCCGACCTGGCCGACCGGGGGATCATGATGGTCGGCGGCAGTGCCCTGCTGCCGGGCCTGGACCAGATGCTGCGGCAGGCCACCGGCATGCCGGTGCACATCGCCGAGCGCCCGGACGTGTGCGCCGTGCAGGGGCTCGGCGCGATGCTGGAGGGCAGGATCACGCCGCTGGCGCTGGACCCGCTGGGCACCTGA
- a CDS encoding anti-sigma factor RsbA family regulatory protein: MTSTVTEPFGPLDPFVHPALFYRDEQDYLDGTLPFVREGLEAGEPVAVAVPGKNLALIRDALGDAAAAVRLLDMREAGRNPGRIIPGVLRAFADAQPAGRRVRIIGEPIWAGRSDTEYPACAQHEALINAAFRGRTATILCPYDVEQLPEHVVADAYATHPTVIHPGSRAEQRSDAYAPEGVVARYNEPLPPVPEALSFAFDSDSLPHARHVAVGEGARLGLVGVKLDDLALATAELTTNSVVHGGGSGVLRVWAEDGYVVCEVRDEGHLADALAGRRPVPRDQRGGRGILLVNLIADLVRLHRSDSGTTVRCWFAR; encoded by the coding sequence ATGACCAGCACGGTCACCGAGCCCTTCGGGCCCCTCGACCCCTTCGTCCACCCCGCGCTCTTCTACCGGGACGAGCAGGACTACCTCGACGGCACCCTCCCCTTCGTACGCGAGGGGCTGGAAGCCGGAGAACCCGTGGCCGTCGCCGTGCCCGGCAAGAACCTCGCCCTGATCCGGGACGCGCTGGGCGACGCCGCCGCCGCCGTGCGGCTCCTGGACATGCGCGAGGCCGGACGCAACCCCGGGCGGATCATCCCCGGCGTGCTGCGTGCCTTCGCCGACGCCCAGCCGGCCGGCCGCCGGGTACGCATCATCGGCGAGCCGATCTGGGCCGGCCGCTCCGACACCGAGTACCCGGCCTGCGCCCAGCACGAGGCGCTCATCAACGCCGCCTTCCGGGGCCGTACGGCGACGATCCTGTGCCCGTACGACGTCGAGCAGCTGCCCGAGCACGTCGTCGCCGACGCCTACGCCACCCACCCGACCGTCATCCACCCCGGCTCCCGCGCCGAGCAGCGCAGCGACGCGTACGCCCCCGAGGGCGTCGTCGCCCGCTACAACGAGCCGCTGCCGCCCGTGCCGGAAGCGCTGTCGTTCGCCTTCGACTCCGACTCCCTGCCCCACGCCCGGCACGTGGCCGTCGGGGAGGGCGCGCGGCTCGGCCTCGTCGGTGTGAAGCTGGACGACCTGGCCCTCGCCACGGCCGAACTCACCACCAACAGCGTGGTGCACGGCGGCGGTTCGGGCGTGCTGCGGGTGTGGGCCGAGGACGGGTACGTGGTGTGCGAGGTCCGCGACGAGGGGCACCTCGCGGACGCCCTGGCCGGACGCCGGCCCGTACCCCGCGACCAGCGCGGCGGCCGCGGGATCCTGCTGGTCAACCTGATCGCCGACCTGGTGCGGCTGCACCGGAGCGACAGCGGGACGACCGTGCGCTGCTGGTTCGCCCGCTGA
- a CDS encoding STAS domain-containing protein → MNTRQQLSANGPRDPAPGLAVFPLAGRRGVRAAGEVGLTTRAIWEGVLEQAVREDDDVYYLELSGVTFVDVAGAGALAAAAGQLRDGRRFVVRRPPPALRRTLDLLWPGQKGIEVSTS, encoded by the coding sequence TTGAACACTCGGCAGCAGCTGTCGGCGAACGGCCCTCGCGACCCCGCGCCCGGTCTGGCGGTGTTCCCGCTGGCCGGGCGGCGGGGCGTCCGGGCGGCCGGGGAGGTCGGCCTGACGACACGTGCGATCTGGGAAGGTGTACTGGAACAGGCTGTCCGTGAGGATGACGACGTGTACTACCTCGAACTGTCCGGCGTGACGTTCGTCGACGTAGCGGGCGCCGGTGCGCTCGCGGCCGCCGCCGGACAGCTCCGCGACGGCCGGCGGTTCGTGGTGCGCCGGCCGCCGCCCGCCCTGCGGCGCACGCTGGACCTGCTGTGGCCCGGCCAGAAGGGAATCGAGGTGTCCACATCATGA